A single genomic interval of Corallococcus macrosporus harbors:
- a CDS encoding general secretion pathway protein GspE — protein sequence MRKKIGELLVQAGVVTDEQVKQALASGRRGQGRKLGEVLMSMGLCTGRDIARALAAQHALPFVEIPEYIPHAVSSLVSMDFQTEHRVLLFASEQEGRSERIHVAVEDPGNLTLVDELRFQLRKQLKVFVAASDDMEQALARGRGEPLDIVEAEPMDMDEDDSPDILPPPPAAARPPAPPRPPAPPALDWDLPPPPPHDSGVDGAEVLEDILGSKPRPKAPRPPPPPAAARPPPPPPSEPEDPNKPRVPVVLFGGAAQGSKPSVALTPKPDFSEEDLAVLDDIDRISRGEEASLDTEKVKPARMVASLIRLLIRKGLIQEAEFLEELAQK from the coding sequence ATGCGCAAGAAGATTGGTGAACTCCTCGTCCAGGCCGGAGTGGTGACGGACGAGCAGGTGAAGCAGGCCCTGGCCTCCGGCCGTCGCGGCCAGGGCCGCAAGCTGGGCGAGGTGCTGATGTCCATGGGCCTGTGCACGGGCCGGGACATCGCGCGGGCGCTGGCGGCGCAGCACGCGCTGCCCTTCGTGGAGATCCCCGAGTACATCCCGCACGCGGTGTCCTCGCTGGTGTCCATGGACTTCCAGACCGAGCACCGGGTGCTCCTCTTCGCGTCGGAGCAGGAAGGGCGCAGCGAGCGGATCCACGTCGCGGTGGAGGATCCGGGCAACCTGACGCTGGTGGACGAGCTGCGCTTCCAGCTGCGCAAGCAGCTCAAGGTGTTCGTCGCCGCGTCGGATGACATGGAGCAGGCGCTCGCGCGCGGCCGGGGCGAGCCCCTGGACATCGTGGAGGCTGAACCGATGGACATGGACGAGGACGATTCGCCGGACATCCTGCCGCCGCCTCCCGCCGCCGCCCGGCCCCCGGCGCCGCCGCGCCCGCCCGCGCCGCCAGCGCTGGACTGGGACCTGCCCCCGCCGCCGCCCCATGATTCGGGCGTCGACGGCGCGGAGGTGCTGGAGGACATCCTGGGCTCCAAGCCCCGTCCCAAGGCCCCGCGTCCGCCGCCGCCTCCCGCTGCCGCCCGGCCGCCGCCCCCTCCGCCCTCCGAGCCGGAGGACCCGAACAAGCCGCGCGTGCCGGTGGTGCTCTTCGGCGGCGCCGCGCAGGGCTCGAAGCCGTCCGTGGCGCTCACGCCCAAGCCGGACTTCTCCGAGGAGGACCTGGCGGTGCTGGACGACATCGACCGCATCTCGCGCGGCGAGGAGGCCAGCCTGGACACGGAGAAGGTGAAGCCCGCGCGCATGGTCG